The Clostridia bacterium genomic interval GATAGCTAATGCAATCCTCACTTTGCTTGAAAAACAAAAGATAATAGCAGAAGGTGCAGGAGCAGCTGCATTTGCTTCTCTACTTTATGATAAAATCAATTTAAAAGGTAAGAATGTTGTAGCTGTAGTAAGTGGAGGAAATATAGATGTAAACATGCTTGCTAGGATAATTGATAAAGGTCTTGTAAAAGCGGGCAGGAAAGTGGAGTTGAAGACAATAATTCCGGATAAGCCTGGACAACTACAAAAGTTGCTGCAGAACATAACCAAAGCAGGTGCAAATATAGTGTCAGTTTATCATAACAGGTTAAATCAAGATATACCTATAGGCTATGCAGAAATCGAACTTGTATTAGAGACCAATGATCAAAAACATATCCATGTTTTGATAGATATATTAAAAGAAAAAGGGTATATGATTCCTTGTAAGTAATGGTATATAATAATGTTATTATTTGTCACGTGGACATAAAAAATCAGGAGGTTTAAAAATGCAAAAGAATATTATAAATACAAAAAAAGCACCATCGGCTATAGGTCCATACTCTCAGGGAGTAAAGGTTGGTAATTTTATATTCACATCTGGTCAGATTCCTATTGATCCTGCTACAGGAGAACTGGTGGAAGGTGATATTCAAGAACAGACCAAGAGGAGTTTACAAAATGTAAAGGAAATTTTGGAAGCTGCAGGGGCTACCCTTGGAGATGTAATAAAGGTTACAGTTTTTATCAGTGATATGAATGATTTTGCAAAGATAAATCAGGTTTATGGAGAGTTTTTTGGCTCAAATAAGCCTGCCAGGTCATGTGTAGAAGTGGCAAGATTGCCTAAAGATGTAGGTGTGGAAATAGAAACTATAGCAGTAATTGGATAAAAAAATTATAGATATTAATTCAAAAAAAAGAAGGATTTTTTAAAACTATGTCGAATATATTAATTTAGAAACAACCTATCAGACCACAATACCGGTTATGTCTGTTTTTAGGAAAAGAAAGGTGTTTAGCAATGAATATGGAACCTGTAAAAAAAATGAATGTACATTCTACCGCTGCTGAGATTATTGAGGATTACATCAAATCCAACGATCTAAAAAGCGGTGATAAACTTCCTTCAGAGAGAAAACTAGCTCAGATGCTTTCGATAGGGAGATCTTCTTTGAGGGAAGCCTTAAGAAAGCTTGAAACAGTGAATTTAGTTCAAGTTGAAAATGGAAGAGGGGCATTTGTGAAAAACCCAAACGCTACCATTAAAGGGATAAACATGCAGTTAGCAATTGAAAAACCTAATCTATTGCAGCTCTTCCAGGTGAGAGAAGTACTGGAAGGTCTGGCAATAGAGTTAGCAATAGAAAATGCCACAAATGAAGAGATTGAAAATATGGAACAAATAATGGATGAAATAGATGCGAAGTTGGAAGACAAGATAAACCCTAATATGGAGGACGAACAATTTCACAGAGCTATATATTATGCAAGCAAAAACGATGTTTTGATAACTATTCTTGAATCCATGACCGACTATTTCAATAAATTATGGCATTCGCCTTTAGGGGACTATTCTATATTGATCGATTCCATGCCATTACATAGGCCTCTGCTTGAAGCTATAAAGAATAGGGACAAGAAGAAAGCCATTAGAATCTTCAAGAGATTGATAAGATTTGATATTAAAACAATACTGGAATACGAAAACAAGTAGGTGGTTTTTTGGCAGGGTTAATAGATAATAAATTTTATAGAGAACCAGATATAACTAGACTTATCAAGGCTATTTCCAACGATGGAGAGCCTGATTATGTACCTATATTAGAATATTGGACTACAAGTGAGCAGGTAATGCAGTATGTACTGGATGGAAAAGCTAGATTTGAGCTAATGGATAATGGCTCAAAAGAAAGTAACGATTTGGTGCCGGAAGATGCAATAGAATATGCAAAGAGGATTGGCATGGATGCTATAAGGGTTAATTTTTCTTGGAATCCTGCTCAAGTGTTTAAAAAAGCTCAAGATGGTACCATTCACTATGTGGATGGACAGATAAAATCAAAAGATGATTTAGAAAAATTAGGTGAGCCGCCTGATATAACAAAGCAGTTACAAAAGTTTGAAAGATATTTACAAGCAGTAGAAAAGAGTGGCACAAAGATAGGGGTATATCCTAGTATAACGGGATTCTTTGATTGTACCTATCTTGCTATAGGTTTTCAGGACTTTTTGTTCAAGCTCTATGATGATATTGAATTGATAGAGACTTTGATGGATATATTTGTAGAAAATCAGAGAAAACTAGTTGAAGAGGTAGTAAAATATCATGAATGTTCTTTTGTATTTATAAATGATGATATTGCTTTTGTTAGTGGTCTGATAGTTAGACCGGAATTGTTCAAAGAACTATATTTAAA includes:
- a CDS encoding RidA family protein encodes the protein MQKNIINTKKAPSAIGPYSQGVKVGNFIFTSGQIPIDPATGELVEGDIQEQTKRSLQNVKEILEAAGATLGDVIKVTVFISDMNDFAKINQVYGEFFGSNKPARSCVEVARLPKDVGVEIETIAVIG
- a CDS encoding FadR/GntR family transcriptional regulator yields the protein MNMEPVKKMNVHSTAAEIIEDYIKSNDLKSGDKLPSERKLAQMLSIGRSSLREALRKLETVNLVQVENGRGAFVKNPNATIKGINMQLAIEKPNLLQLFQVREVLEGLAIELAIENATNEEIENMEQIMDEIDAKLEDKINPNMEDEQFHRAIYYASKNDVLITILESMTDYFNKLWHSPLGDYSILIDSMPLHRPLLEAIKNRDKKKAIRIFKRLIRFDIKTILEYENK
- a CDS encoding uroporphyrinogen decarboxylase family protein produces the protein MAGLIDNKFYREPDITRLIKAISNDGEPDYVPILEYWTTSEQVMQYVLDGKARFELMDNGSKESNDLVPEDAIEYAKRIGMDAIRVNFSWNPAQVFKKAQDGTIHYVDGQIKSKDDLEKLGEPPDITKQLQKFERYLQAVEKSGTKIGVYPSITGFFDCTYLAIGFQDFLFKLYDDIELIETLMDIFVENQRKLVEEVVKYHECSFVFINDDIAFVSGLIVRPELFKELYLNRMKALVEPAKKARKLLTYHTDGKLDQVFPILDEIGFDAVHPIEPGANNIYELKKAWGQKICLHGNIETVLLAYGEKQEIQQDVIKHINKVAPGGGYILGSSSSIMEGIPPENYLAMIECAMKYGKYSIIPRGKEES